Proteins encoded within one genomic window of Pseudomonas cannabina:
- a CDS encoding calcium/sodium antiporter encodes MFGGFLLLLIGAELSVRAAVHLAAIFKVRPLIIGLTVVAMGTSAPQMAVSLQAAFSDNTDIAVGSVIGGNIFNVLVILGLCALIIPLRVARQVLHIDIPLMIGACLLAIGLSWNGEFSTFDGIVLLAGLLVCLFIIVRQGGHGPRHGQADITDKPRTLTRMLMLAAGLLMLTAGGHLLVNASVVIALHLGLSERIIGLTVIAIGTSLPALMASLIAALRGERDIAVGNVIGSNLFNLLGVLGVTALVAPMPLTISPNALVFDLPVMLGVALLCVPLFYSGYRIDRIEGLLLLALYLTYGLHIVSISTGMALAERLEGWMLTLVLPLLSSIVAWGTVRAWRRQH; translated from the coding sequence ATGTTCGGCGGCTTTCTTCTGCTGCTGATCGGGGCGGAGTTGTCGGTGCGCGCCGCGGTGCACCTGGCCGCGATCTTCAAGGTCAGACCGTTGATCATCGGCCTGACTGTCGTGGCGATGGGCACCAGCGCTCCGCAAATGGCCGTCAGCTTGCAAGCTGCCTTCTCGGACAACACCGACATCGCGGTGGGCAGCGTCATCGGCGGTAACATCTTCAACGTGCTGGTGATCCTTGGCCTGTGCGCCTTGATCATTCCGTTGCGGGTGGCGCGACAAGTGCTGCACATCGACATACCGTTGATGATCGGCGCCTGCCTGCTGGCCATCGGCCTGTCGTGGAACGGCGAGTTCAGCACGTTCGACGGCATTGTGCTGCTAGCCGGGTTGCTGGTCTGCCTGTTCATCATCGTACGCCAGGGCGGTCATGGTCCGCGCCACGGCCAGGCCGACATCACGGACAAGCCCCGCACCCTTACGCGCATGCTCATGCTCGCCGCCGGCTTGCTGATGCTGACCGCTGGCGGGCATCTGCTGGTCAATGCCTCGGTAGTGATCGCCCTCCATCTGGGGCTTTCCGAGCGTATTATCGGCCTGACCGTGATCGCTATCGGCACCTCGCTGCCCGCACTGATGGCCTCGTTGATCGCCGCACTGCGTGGCGAACGCGACATCGCGGTCGGTAACGTGATCGGCAGCAACCTGTTCAACCTGCTCGGTGTACTCGGCGTGACCGCGCTGGTGGCGCCCATGCCGCTGACGATCTCGCCCAATGCGCTGGTTTTCGATCTGCCGGTGATGCTGGGCGTGGCATTGCTGTGCGTACCACTGTTTTATTCCGGCTACCGGATAGACCGCATCGAAGGCTTGCTGCTGCTGGCGTTGTACCTGACCTACGGCTTGCATATCGTGTCGATCAGCACCGGCATGGCATTGGCTGAAAGGCTCGAAGGCTGGATGCTCACGCTGGTTCTGCCGCTATTGAGCAGCATCGTCGCCTGGGGCACTGTTCGCGCGTGGCGGCGCCAGCACTGA
- a CDS encoding Maf family protein yields the protein MPSLYLASGSPRRRELLTQIGVPFAVLSAQIDETPFDHETPAAYVERLALGKAQAGLSLVQADQQGCVLGADTAVVLDGRILGKPVDEADALSMLTALSGREHDVMTAVALIDRQRSETCVVTSRVRFREIKLHEAQAYWASGEPADKAGGYAIQGLAAIFVEDLQGSYSGVVGLPLCETAELLGRFGIPCWQRLEGDKS from the coding sequence ATGCCCTCGCTTTATCTGGCTTCCGGCTCACCGCGCCGTCGCGAACTTCTGACTCAGATCGGCGTGCCCTTCGCCGTATTGAGCGCGCAGATCGATGAAACCCCTTTCGACCATGAAACCCCGGCCGCCTATGTCGAGCGTCTTGCGCTGGGCAAGGCTCAGGCGGGCCTGTCGTTGGTGCAGGCTGATCAGCAGGGCTGCGTGCTGGGCGCGGACACTGCTGTGGTGCTGGACGGGCGAATTCTCGGCAAGCCGGTCGATGAAGCCGATGCGCTGAGCATGTTGACGGCCTTGTCGGGGCGCGAACACGACGTCATGACGGCCGTTGCGCTTATCGATCGGCAGCGCAGCGAAACCTGTGTGGTGACGAGCCGCGTTCGCTTCCGCGAGATTAAGCTGCATGAGGCGCAGGCCTATTGGGCCAGCGGCGAGCCTGCCGACAAAGCGGGCGGCTATGCCATTCAAGGTTTGGCGGCGATTTTCGTCGAAGACCTGCAGGGCAGCTATTCTGGGGTGGTTGGTCTGCCTCTGTGTGAAACCGCAGAATTGCTCGGCCGTTTCGGCATACCCTGCTGGCAACGCCTGGAAGGTGACAAGTCATGA
- the gatA gene encoding Asp-tRNA(Asn)/Glu-tRNA(Gln) amidotransferase subunit GatA, translating to MHQMTLAEIARGLADKKFSSEELARVLLSRIAQLDPQLNSFISLTEDLAITQAQAADARRAAGENGPLLGAPLAHKDLFCTQGIRTSCGSLMLDNFKAPYDATVVSRLASAGTVTLGKTNMDEFAMGSANESSHYGAVKNPWNLECVPGGSSGGSAAAVAARLLPAATGTDTGGSIRQPAALTNLTGLKPTYGRVSRWGMIAYASSLDQAGPMARTAEDCALLLQGMAGFDPQDSTSIDEPVPDYSASLNTSLKGLRIGVPKEYFSAGLDPRIAQLVHESVKELEKLGAVVKEVSLPNLQHAIPAYYVIAPAEASSNLSRFDGVRFGYRCEDPKDLTDLYKRSRAEGFGPEVQRRIMVGAYALSAGYYDAYYLQAQKIRRLIKNDFMSAFADVDVILGPTTPNPAWKIGAKTHDPIAEYLEDFYTITANLAGLPGLSMPAGFVEGLPVGVQLLAPYFQEGRLLNVAHQYQQVTDWHTRAPEGF from the coding sequence ATGCATCAAATGACTCTGGCCGAGATCGCTCGCGGACTCGCCGATAAAAAGTTCTCTTCTGAAGAGCTGGCCCGTGTCCTGCTGTCGCGCATCGCACAGCTCGATCCGCAGCTCAACAGCTTCATCAGCCTCACCGAAGACCTGGCCATCACTCAGGCCCAGGCGGCAGACGCACGCCGCGCCGCCGGTGAAAACGGCCCGCTGCTCGGCGCCCCGCTGGCGCACAAGGACCTGTTCTGCACGCAGGGCATCCGTACCAGCTGCGGCTCGCTGATGCTCGACAATTTCAAGGCGCCCTACGACGCCACCGTCGTGTCGCGGCTGGCCTCGGCGGGGACCGTCACACTGGGCAAGACCAACATGGACGAATTCGCCATGGGGTCGGCCAACGAATCCAGCCATTACGGCGCGGTAAAAAACCCGTGGAACCTCGAATGCGTGCCAGGCGGCTCTTCCGGCGGTTCGGCTGCGGCAGTCGCTGCCCGCCTGCTGCCCGCCGCAACCGGTACTGACACCGGCGGCTCGATTCGCCAACCTGCAGCGCTGACCAACCTCACTGGCCTCAAGCCGACTTATGGCCGCGTCTCGCGCTGGGGCATGATTGCCTACGCGTCCAGCCTCGATCAGGCCGGTCCCATGGCGCGCACCGCTGAAGACTGTGCCCTGCTGCTGCAAGGCATGGCCGGTTTCGATCCGCAGGATTCCACCAGCATCGACGAGCCGGTCCCGGACTATTCCGCCAGCCTCAATACCTCGCTCAAGGGCCTGCGTATCGGCGTGCCGAAAGAATATTTCAGCGCCGGCCTCGATCCGCGCATCGCGCAGCTGGTGCATGAAAGCGTCAAAGAGCTGGAAAAGCTCGGTGCAGTCGTCAAGGAAGTCAGCCTGCCAAACCTGCAACACGCCATCCCGGCCTATTACGTCATCGCACCGGCAGAGGCATCGTCCAACCTGTCACGCTTCGACGGCGTGCGCTTCGGCTACCGCTGCGAAGACCCGAAAGACCTGACTGACCTGTACAAGCGCTCACGCGCCGAGGGCTTTGGCCCGGAAGTTCAGCGACGCATCATGGTCGGCGCCTACGCGCTGTCGGCAGGCTACTACGACGCCTATTACTTGCAGGCACAGAAAATCCGTCGCCTGATCAAGAACGATTTCATGAGCGCATTCGCCGACGTCGACGTGATTCTCGGCCCGACCACGCCCAACCCGGCGTGGAAAATCGGCGCCAAGACCCACGACCCGATTGCCGAATACCTGGAAGACTTCTACACCATCACCGCCAACCTGGCGGGTCTGCCGGGCTTGTCCATGCCAGCGGGCTTTGTCGAGGGCCTGCCGGTCGGCGTGCAATTGCTCGCCCCGTATTTTCAGGAAGGCCGTCTCTTGAATGTGGCGCATCAGTATCAGCAAGTCACCGACTGGCACACTCGCGCACCTGAAGGCTTCTGA
- a CDS encoding septal ring lytic transglycosylase RlpA family protein encodes MRRLLVASSLLTLLAGCANHIIDPHGYDETGTAAYYGARHHGNRTASGESFNQNALTAAHRQLPFGTRVKVTNLDNQRTVVVRINDRGPHTRGRLIDVSREAAEQLGMLRSGTAPVRVQALD; translated from the coding sequence ATGCGCCGACTTCTTGTTGCCAGCAGCCTGCTGACCTTGCTGGCTGGCTGCGCAAATCACATCATCGACCCTCACGGTTATGATGAGACCGGCACCGCCGCCTATTACGGCGCTCGCCATCATGGCAATCGCACCGCCAGCGGCGAATCCTTCAATCAAAATGCCCTGACCGCTGCCCACCGGCAATTGCCTTTCGGGACGCGGGTCAAGGTGACCAACCTCGACAATCAACGCACGGTCGTCGTGCGTATCAACGACCGAGGGCCGCACACGCGTGGCCGATTGATCGATGTCTCTCGCGAAGCAGCCGAACAACTGGGTATGCTGCGCAGCGGCACTGCGCCCGTTCGCGTTCAGGCCCTCGACTAA
- a CDS encoding carboxymuconolactone decarboxylase family protein, whose protein sequence is MTDHTISEGEQIRRQVMGDVYVDRALGNATDFSQPLQDFVNEHAWGSVWSREGLPLKTRSLITLATLTALKCPQELKGHVRGALNNGCTVEEIREALLHCAVYAGVPAAIDAFRAAQEVIDSYVKPD, encoded by the coding sequence ATGACCGACCACACGATCAGCGAAGGCGAACAGATTCGTCGCCAGGTGATGGGCGATGTCTACGTCGACCGTGCGCTGGGCAACGCGACCGATTTCAGCCAGCCCTTGCAGGATTTCGTCAACGAGCACGCGTGGGGCAGCGTCTGGAGTCGTGAGGGTTTGCCGCTGAAAACCCGCAGCCTGATTACCCTGGCCACCCTCACCGCCCTTAAATGCCCGCAAGAACTGAAAGGCCATGTGCGGGGCGCGCTGAACAACGGTTGCACCGTCGAAGAAATTCGTGAAGCGCTGCTGCACTGCGCGGTATACGCCGGCGTGCCTGCGGCCATCGATGCATTTCGTGCGGCTCAGGAAGTGATCGACAGCTACGTGAAACCGGACTAG
- the gatC gene encoding Asp-tRNA(Asn)/Glu-tRNA(Gln) amidotransferase subunit GatC, protein MALERSDVEKIAHLARLGLSDADIPRTTEALNSILGLVDQMQAVDTAGIEPLAHPLEATQRLREDAVTERNRRDTYQAIAPAVQDGLYLVPKVIE, encoded by the coding sequence ATGGCGCTTGAACGCTCCGACGTGGAAAAGATCGCTCATCTGGCTCGACTGGGCCTTAGTGACGCCGATATCCCGCGTACTACCGAAGCACTGAACAGCATTCTGGGTCTGGTCGACCAGATGCAGGCGGTCGACACCGCAGGCATCGAACCCCTGGCTCACCCGCTGGAAGCGACCCAGCGCCTGCGCGAAGACGCCGTTACCGAACGAAATCGCCGCGATACTTACCAAGCCATCGCACCTGCGGTCCAGGACGGTCTGTATCTGGTTCCGAAAGTCATCGAGTAA
- the mreC gene encoding rod shape-determining protein MreC encodes MLAVLSVALMVVDARFTILKPVRSQMSMVLMQSYWIVDLPQRLYQGVASQFGSRTELIAENEKLKTEALLLQGRLQKLAALTEQNVRLRELLNSSALVNEKVEVAELIGMDPNPFTHRIIINKGERDGVVLGQPVLDARGLMGQVVELMPYTSRVLLLTDTTHSIPVQVNRNGLRAIASGTGNPERLELRHVADTADIKEGDLLVSSGLGQRFPAGYPVATVKEVIHDSGQPFAIVRAVPTAALNRSRYLLLVFSDGRSPEERAADAAQAQESIEKGIEPTVMATLPPPTPAFPMWPQATIPMFPGAAIIHKPAAQATTPAPAAPAAPPAKPARPASRPAASQPPASTPSTAREPIDG; translated from the coding sequence GTGCTGGCCGTTCTGTCGGTTGCGTTGATGGTTGTCGACGCCCGCTTTACGATCCTCAAGCCCGTGCGCAGTCAGATGTCCATGGTGCTCATGCAGTCCTACTGGATTGTCGATCTGCCACAACGTTTGTATCAAGGCGTTGCCAGCCAGTTCGGCAGTCGTACAGAACTGATCGCCGAGAACGAAAAGCTCAAGACCGAAGCCTTGCTCCTGCAAGGCCGCCTGCAAAAACTGGCGGCCCTGACCGAGCAGAACGTTCGGCTGCGCGAGTTGCTGAACTCTTCGGCGCTGGTCAATGAAAAAGTCGAGGTCGCCGAGCTGATCGGCATGGACCCGAACCCCTTCACTCATCGAATCATCATTAACAAAGGCGAGCGTGACGGCGTTGTACTGGGGCAGCCGGTACTCGATGCCCGTGGCCTGATGGGTCAGGTCGTCGAACTGATGCCCTACACCTCGCGCGTCCTGTTGCTGACGGATACCACGCACAGCATTCCGGTTCAGGTGAATCGCAACGGCCTGCGTGCTATCGCCAGCGGCACCGGTAACCCGGAGCGTCTGGAACTTCGCCATGTGGCAGATACGGCGGACATCAAGGAAGGTGATCTGCTGGTCAGCTCCGGTCTAGGTCAGCGTTTCCCGGCCGGTTATCCGGTGGCGACGGTCAAGGAAGTCATCCACGATTCCGGTCAGCCATTCGCCATTGTCCGCGCTGTGCCGACGGCTGCGCTGAATCGCAGCCGTTATCTGCTGCTGGTGTTCTCCGATGGTCGCTCCCCGGAAGAGCGTGCCGCCGATGCCGCGCAGGCGCAGGAATCAATTGAAAAGGGCATCGAGCCCACCGTGATGGCCACGTTGCCGCCGCCGACACCGGCATTCCCGATGTGGCCGCAAGCGACAATCCCGATGTTTCCGGGCGCTGCGATCATCCATAAGCCCGCTGCTCAGGCGACGACGCCAGCACCTGCCGCACCTGCTGCCCCGCCGGCCAAACCGGCTCGTCCAGCGTCCCGTCCCGCCGCGTCGCAGCCGCCTGCTTCCACACCTTCTACTGCTCGGGAGCCAATCGATGGTTAG
- the mreB gene encoding rod shape-determining protein MreB, with translation MFKKLRGMFSSDLSIDLGTANTLIYVRERGIVLNEPSVVAIRTHGNQKSVVAVGTEAKRMLGRTPGNIAAIRPMKDGVIADFSVCEKMLQYFINKVHENSFLQPSPRVLICVPCKSTQVERRAIRESALGAGAREVFLIEEPMAAAIGAGLPVEEARGSMVVDIGGGTTEIALISLNGIVYAESVRVGGDRFDEAIITYVRRNYGSLIGESTAERIKQEIGTAYPGGEVREVDVRGRNLAEGVPRAFTLNSNEVLEALQESLATIVQAVKSALEQSPPELASDIAERGLVLTGGGALLRDLDKLLAQETGLPVIVAEDPLTCVARGGGRALEMMDKHTMDLLSSE, from the coding sequence ATGTTCAAGAAACTGCGTGGCATGTTTTCCAGTGATCTATCCATCGACCTGGGCACTGCCAACACCCTTATTTACGTGCGTGAGCGCGGTATCGTCCTGAATGAACCCTCTGTCGTTGCCATTCGTACTCACGGCAACCAGAAGAGTGTCGTAGCTGTCGGTACCGAAGCCAAGCGCATGCTGGGCCGTACTCCAGGCAACATTGCAGCCATTCGTCCCATGAAAGACGGCGTTATTGCCGATTTCAGCGTCTGCGAAAAAATGTTGCAGTACTTTATCAACAAGGTCCACGAAAACAGCTTTCTGCAGCCCAGCCCTCGCGTGCTGATCTGCGTTCCGTGCAAATCCACTCAGGTTGAGCGTCGCGCGATTCGCGAGTCGGCCTTGGGCGCAGGTGCGCGCGAAGTCTTCCTGATCGAAGAGCCAATGGCCGCAGCGATCGGTGCCGGTCTGCCGGTGGAAGAAGCTCGCGGTTCGATGGTTGTCGACATCGGCGGCGGCACCACCGAGATCGCGCTGATCTCCCTGAACGGCATTGTCTACGCTGAATCCGTGCGAGTGGGCGGCGACCGTTTCGACGAAGCGATCATCACCTACGTGCGTCGTAACTACGGCAGCCTGATCGGTGAGTCCACTGCCGAGCGCATCAAGCAGGAAATCGGCACCGCCTACCCGGGCGGCGAAGTGCGCGAAGTCGACGTTCGTGGCCGTAACCTGGCGGAAGGCGTGCCACGTGCGTTCACCCTGAACTCCAACGAAGTGCTCGAGGCGCTTCAGGAGTCGCTGGCGACCATCGTTCAGGCGGTCAAGAGCGCTCTGGAGCAATCGCCGCCGGAACTCGCTTCGGACATCGCCGAGCGTGGTCTGGTGCTGACCGGTGGTGGCGCGTTGCTGCGTGATCTGGACAAGCTGCTGGCTCAGGAAACCGGTCTGCCGGTGATCGTTGCCGAAGACCCGCTGACCTGCGTCGCGCGTGGCGGTGGCCGTGCGCTGGAAATGATGGATAAGCACACCATGGATCTGCTCTCCAGCGAGTAA
- the rng gene encoding ribonuclease G, which yields MSEEILINITPMESRVAVVENGVLQEVHVERTQRRGIVGNIYKGKVVRVLPGMQAAFIDIGLDRAAFIHASEISMREGPAVESIASLVHDGQSLVVQVTKDPIGSKGARLTTQLSIPSRYLVYMPRTAHVGISLKIEDEAERERLKKVVSDCVALEGIKEAGGFILRTAAEGAGADEILMDIRYLRRLWDQIGEQIKTVSPPTVIYEDLGLALRTLRDLVSPRIEKIRIDSRETFQKTTQFVAELMPEIADRLEHYPGERPIFDLYGVEDEIQKALERKVPLKSGGYLVIDPAEAMSTIDVNTGAFVGHRNLEETIFKTNLEAATAIARQLRLRNLGGIIIIDFIDMEDGEHQRQVLRTLEKQLERDHAKTNIIGITELGLVQMTRKRTRESLEQVLCEPCHCCAGRGKLKTPETICYEIFREILREARAYQAVGYRVLANQRVVDRLLDEESGNVAELESFIGRTIRFQVETMYSQEQYDVVLL from the coding sequence ATGAGTGAAGAGATTCTGATCAACATCACCCCGATGGAATCGCGGGTCGCAGTGGTCGAAAACGGTGTGCTGCAAGAGGTGCATGTCGAGCGCACCCAGCGTCGCGGCATCGTCGGCAATATCTACAAGGGCAAGGTCGTGCGGGTGCTGCCCGGCATGCAGGCGGCGTTCATCGACATCGGTCTGGACCGCGCAGCGTTCATTCACGCCTCGGAAATCTCCATGCGTGAAGGGCCTGCGGTCGAGAGCATCGCGTCGCTGGTGCATGACGGGCAAAGTCTGGTGGTTCAGGTCACCAAGGACCCGATCGGCAGCAAAGGCGCCCGACTGACCACGCAACTGTCGATCCCGTCGCGTTATCTGGTGTACATGCCGCGCACTGCGCACGTGGGCATTTCCCTGAAGATCGAGGATGAAGCCGAGCGCGAGCGGCTCAAGAAAGTGGTCAGCGATTGCGTGGCGCTGGAAGGCATCAAAGAGGCCGGGGGCTTCATTTTGCGCACCGCTGCCGAAGGCGCCGGTGCCGATGAAATTCTCATGGACATCCGCTACCTGCGCAGGCTCTGGGACCAGATCGGCGAACAGATCAAGACCGTCAGCCCGCCCACTGTCATTTACGAAGATCTCGGCCTGGCGCTGCGCACCTTGCGCGACCTGGTCAGCCCGCGCATCGAGAAGATCCGTATCGATTCACGGGAAACCTTCCAGAAAACCACCCAGTTTGTCGCCGAACTGATGCCTGAAATTGCCGACCGGCTCGAGCATTACCCTGGCGAGCGACCGATTTTCGACCTGTACGGCGTCGAAGACGAAATCCAGAAAGCCCTCGAGCGCAAAGTGCCGCTCAAGTCTGGCGGCTATCTGGTCATCGACCCGGCCGAGGCCATGAGCACCATCGATGTGAACACCGGGGCGTTCGTCGGCCACCGGAATCTGGAAGAGACCATCTTCAAGACCAATCTGGAAGCGGCGACCGCGATTGCCCGCCAGCTGCGCCTGCGTAATCTGGGCGGCATCATCATCATCGATTTCATCGACATGGAAGACGGCGAGCATCAGCGTCAGGTGCTGCGTACCCTGGAAAAACAGCTGGAACGCGATCACGCCAAGACCAACATCATTGGCATCACCGAGCTGGGGCTGGTACAGATGACGCGCAAGCGCACCCGCGAAAGCCTTGAGCAAGTGCTCTGCGAGCCTTGCCATTGCTGCGCGGGACGCGGCAAGCTGAAAACCCCCGAGACCATTTGTTACGAAATCTTCCGCGAGATTCTGCGCGAAGCCAGGGCCTATCAGGCTGTCGGCTATCGGGTGCTGGCCAATCAGCGCGTGGTCGACAGGCTGCTCGATGAAGAGTCGGGCAATGTGGCGGAACTGGAGAGCTTTATCGGACGAACCATCCGTTTTCAGGTAGAAACCATGTACTCGCAGGAACAATACGACGTGGTCCTGCTCTGA
- the gatB gene encoding Asp-tRNA(Asn)/Glu-tRNA(Gln) amidotransferase subunit GatB, which translates to MQWEVVIGLEIHTQLSTQSKIFSGSATTFGSEPNTQASLVDLGMPGVLPVLNKEAVRMAVKFGLAVDAEIGQHNVFARKNYFYPDLPKGYQISQMELPIVGKGHLDITLEDGTVKRIGITRAHLEEDAGKSLHEDFQGMTGIDLNRAGTPLLEIVSEPDMRSAKEAVAYVKAIHAIVRYLGICDGNMAEGSLRCDCNVSIRPKGQVEFGTRCEIKNVNSFRFIEKAINSEIQRQIDLIEDGGKVIQQTRLYDPNTNETRAMRSKEEANDYRYFPDPDLLPVIIEDSFLEETRATLPELPPQKRERFQSQFGLSTYDASVLASSREQADYFEKVVSISGDAKLAANWVMVELGSLLNKQGVEIEQSPVSAEQLGGMLKRITDNTISGKIAKMVFEAMANGEGSADEVIEKRGLKQVTDSGAIESMLDEVLAANAEQVEQYRAADEIKRGKMFGFFVGQAMKASKGKANPQQVNELLKAKLEG; encoded by the coding sequence ATGCAATGGGAAGTCGTCATCGGGCTGGAGATTCATACCCAGCTTTCGACCCAATCAAAGATTTTTTCCGGTAGCGCCACCACGTTCGGCTCCGAACCCAACACACAGGCCAGCCTGGTCGATCTGGGCATGCCGGGCGTGTTGCCGGTGCTGAACAAGGAAGCCGTGCGCATGGCCGTCAAGTTCGGCCTGGCGGTGGATGCCGAAATCGGTCAGCACAACGTGTTTGCCCGCAAGAACTACTTTTACCCTGACCTGCCCAAGGGTTATCAGATCAGCCAGATGGAATTGCCGATTGTTGGCAAAGGCCATCTGGACATCACCCTGGAAGACGGCACGGTCAAGCGCATCGGCATCACCCGCGCGCACCTGGAAGAAGACGCAGGCAAGAGCCTGCACGAAGACTTCCAGGGCATGACCGGCATCGACCTGAACCGCGCCGGCACGCCGCTGCTGGAGATCGTTTCCGAGCCGGACATGCGCAGCGCCAAGGAAGCCGTGGCCTACGTCAAAGCCATCCACGCGATTGTCCGTTACCTGGGCATCTGCGACGGCAACATGGCCGAAGGCTCGCTGCGCTGCGACTGCAACGTGTCGATTCGCCCTAAAGGTCAGGTCGAGTTCGGGACCCGCTGCGAGATCAAGAACGTCAACTCGTTCCGCTTCATCGAGAAGGCGATCAACAGCGAGATACAGCGCCAGATCGACCTGATCGAAGACGGCGGCAAGGTTATCCAGCAGACGCGTCTGTACGACCCGAACACCAACGAAACCCGTGCCATGCGCAGCAAGGAGGAAGCCAACGACTACCGTTACTTCCCCGATCCTGACCTGTTGCCGGTAATCATCGAGGATTCGTTCCTCGAAGAAACCCGCGCCACGCTGCCGGAACTGCCGCCGCAGAAACGCGAACGCTTCCAGAGCCAGTTTGGCCTGTCGACCTACGACGCCAGTGTGCTGGCTTCAAGCCGCGAGCAGGCCGACTATTTCGAAAAAGTGGTCAGCATCAGCGGCGATGCCAAGCTGGCGGCCAACTGGGTCATGGTCGAACTGGGCAGCCTGTTGAACAAGCAGGGTGTCGAGATCGAGCAATCGCCGGTCAGCGCCGAGCAACTGGGCGGCATGCTCAAGCGCATCACTGACAACACCATCTCGGGCAAGATCGCGAAAATGGTCTTCGAGGCGATGGCCAATGGTGAAGGCAGTGCCGATGAAGTCATCGAGAAACGCGGCCTGAAGCAGGTGACCGACAGCGGTGCCATCGAATCGATGCTCGACGAAGTGCTGGCGGCCAATGCAGAACAGGTCGAACAGTATCGGGCCGCTGATGAAATCAAGCGCGGCAAGATGTTCGGCTTCTTCGTCGGCCAGGCCATGAAAGCCTCCAAAGGCAAAGCTAACCCGCAGCAGGTCAATGAACTGCTGAAGGCCAAGCTGGAGGGTTGA
- the mreD gene encoding rod shape-determining protein MreD, which translates to MVSHVSGRNGWVVWLTFAIGLLLSVSPLPQFMEIFRPLWLALLLTFWVLALPHKYGMTTAWVLGLMEDVLYGTLLGQNALILSLITFLVMSLQQRLRMFPMWQQCLVLLVVFGLAQLAQLWLSALTGNRQPTLALVLPALVSALLWPWVSYGLRGLRKRLKIN; encoded by the coding sequence ATGGTTAGTCATGTCTCCGGGCGCAATGGCTGGGTAGTCTGGCTGACCTTTGCAATCGGCCTGTTGCTGAGCGTTTCGCCGTTGCCGCAATTCATGGAAATCTTTCGCCCCTTGTGGCTGGCCCTGCTGCTGACCTTCTGGGTGCTGGCATTGCCACACAAGTACGGCATGACCACCGCCTGGGTTCTGGGCCTGATGGAAGATGTGCTGTACGGCACGCTGCTCGGTCAGAACGCGTTGATCCTCAGCCTGATTACCTTTCTGGTGATGTCCCTGCAACAGCGCCTGCGCATGTTCCCGATGTGGCAGCAATGTCTGGTGTTGCTGGTGGTCTTCGGTCTGGCGCAGCTTGCGCAACTGTGGCTCAGTGCCCTGACCGGCAACCGTCAGCCGACTCTGGCGCTGGTGTTACCCGCGCTGGTCAGTGCGTTGCTGTGGCCTTGGGTCAGTTACGGTCTGCGTGGATTGCGCAAACGTTTGAAAATCAATTAA